From a single Pelobacter seleniigenes DSM 18267 genomic region:
- a CDS encoding AEC family transporter: MQTLITIAPIFIILALGWVAARTGFLPEEVQSHLNRLVYYFAIPAFLFRAISNFPLAQGFNVTVMLITLGSALSFYLTGWLLCKTGRVPPAKAGVIVQSSCHGNLGYIGLPVAFYFLGDIGLAQAGIISGFLMILQNIMSVSVLQSFSTVRGVQKSTIFAKLLQNPVIVTSMLAIFVSGLQIPIPDVINRTLSMLGHLAPPAALLLIGASLSFRTIWNHKTAIIVASMTKLVFLPALGLGLFTLLGIAPADYLPAMILLGTPTATVAYVLARQMNADSGLAVTAISASTLFSALSLSLWLTILTS, translated from the coding sequence ATGCAGACACTGATAACAATCGCGCCAATTTTCATTATCCTGGCCTTGGGCTGGGTGGCAGCCAGAACCGGTTTTCTACCTGAAGAGGTCCAGTCCCACCTGAATCGCCTGGTTTATTATTTCGCCATACCGGCCTTTCTGTTTCGGGCTATTTCCAACTTCCCCTTGGCACAGGGATTCAACGTTACAGTCATGCTGATCACGTTAGGGTCTGCCTTATCCTTTTATTTAACAGGCTGGTTGCTCTGTAAAACCGGCCGAGTGCCCCCTGCTAAAGCAGGGGTGATTGTGCAATCGTCCTGTCACGGCAACCTTGGCTATATCGGACTGCCTGTCGCTTTCTATTTTCTTGGCGATATCGGTCTGGCCCAGGCAGGGATTATCTCAGGATTTCTGATGATTCTGCAAAACATTATGTCCGTCAGTGTCCTGCAATCGTTTTCCACAGTTAGAGGTGTGCAGAAGTCGACGATTTTTGCAAAACTGCTGCAAAACCCGGTCATTGTTACCAGCATGCTGGCAATTTTTGTCTCCGGCCTGCAAATCCCCATCCCTGATGTCATCAACAGAACATTGAGCATGCTCGGCCACCTGGCCCCTCCGGCCGCCCTGCTACTAATCGGCGCCTCCCTTTCATTCCGTACTATCTGGAATCATAAAACAGCAATCATAGTTGCATCCATGACCAAATTGGTATTTCTGCCTGCGCTCGGCCTGGGCCTCTTCACCCTGTTGGGAATCGCTCCGGCAGACTATTTACCGGCCATGATCCTTCTGGGGACGCCGACAGCAACAGTGGCCTATGTCCTAGCCCGCCAGATGAACGCCGACAGCGGGCTGGCAGTTACCGCTATTTCCGCCTCAACCCTTTTTTCAGCATTGTCCCTTTCCTTATGGCTGACGATTTTAACCAGTTGA